A window of Globicephala melas chromosome 2, mGloMel1.2, whole genome shotgun sequence genomic DNA:
AGAGCTAGAGGCTGAggaaccctccccatcccacctacAGTGTCCAAAGCAGACTGCTACGTGCAGCTGTGTCTGCACACAGCGTCCCCCAGCCCGGCCCAGACAAGGGTGGTAGCCAACTGCCGTGACCCCGAATGGAACGAAACCTTCCACTACCGGGTCCACAGCGCCGTGAAGGTGAGGGCCAGCGAGGGGCTGGGGCTGCGGAGGGAGAGGGCTCCTCCCAGGTGCCTGCCCTCCGCCCTGCCTCAGGcccccctgcctcctgccctgcccccagaaCGTCCTGGAGCTCACCCTCTACGACAAGGACGTCCTGGACAGTGACCAGCTCTCCCTGCTGTTGTTTGACCTGAGGAGCCTCAAGCCCCACCAACCGCGCAGACACACCTTCCCACTCAGCCACCAGGTGAGCGGTTCCACCTGCGCCAGCCACGAGCCCAGTACCGGGAGAAGAGGCCCTGGCACGGGGGGCTCCCCATCAGCACAGGCCCAACCTCCAAGACAGACCCTCCTCCACCCTGCAGCAATGACCCCACAAAGCTTTCCCACAAGCACGCCTTCCCTGAGGGAAGCCAACACGTgggctccttgaaggcaggggctTTGTGTGTCTCGGTCACTGCCGAATCCTCAGTGTCTAGAACAGCGCCTGTCCACAGCCTTGAACAGATGGAGCTCCTAGTGGCGATGTTGCTACCCTGTCCTGTGCCCACGAGCAGCCCCAGCATCAATCTGGCCTTCTAGTCGCTGGAGCTGAGCAGaaccaggggtgggaggggaaggtcCTGAGGCTCTGGGACCTCTGAAAACTGGCGCTCCCTTGCTCCCTCCATGTAGGATTCACAAGAGCTGCAGGTGGAATTTCTTTTGGAGGACAGGTGAGTCCAGGTGGAGCCTGTACCCTCCCATTTACTCTGAGACCCACCCAAAGCTCCCAGCTGTCAGCCACCAGGTCCTGCGTTGGCCTGGCCTGAGAGGGGATGTCCTGACCTTGATGCCCACCCCTACCCACAAACCTGCCGTGCTCCCCAGGCTCTTCCAGCTGCTCTGGTTACATTATTATAGTAATAGCCATCTTGAGGGATTCAGGCGTCCCATAAGCCCCTCATCCTTTGTAGCCAGGTGCCGGCGTCTGAAGTCATCACCAATGGGGTCCTGGTGGTGAGTAGGGGTGGCCAGCTTGgggctgcccagggctgggggacgGGGGACTGGGGAGTCCACGACTGAGCCCATCATGCCCACTTGCATGAAGGACACTCAACCCCTCCTCAGAGGGGAGATGTGCTGGGGAGGCACCTCCAGGGACAAAGGGGCACCTTGCCTCCCACCTGATGGAATAGCCCAGAAGCCAGGCTTTCCACCTGTGCACAGCACACTGCTCACCTGGCTTCTGAGTTGGCCAAGGAGCCACCGTCAGGgcccctcatctcctccccctttcccaccAGGGACCACTTCCTCTgagtcctggggtgggggtggctgtgACAGAAGACCCCTGCTCGTAAGGCACAGGCCCTGGGAAGGATGTTAGCTCGACCCTGCCCCAGatacccttccctccctccatcctggtTCAGGCCCTGTGCAGGGCCCTGTGGACTGTCTGGCTCCCACAGGCCTCTGCTTTCCTCAGGCTCAGCCCTGTCTGAGAATCCAGGGTACCCTCAGGGGAGATGGGACAGCCCCACATCAAGAGTATGGTGAGTCTGGTCAGGGGCCTTGGGTCTTGCCTTCTCTCCTGGGGGATTGGGGACTGCTGGTTTCAAGAAGATGGGTCTGGGGCagaaagttcttaatttttcacTGCTGAAAGCTGACCAAGGATGACATGGATTGCCTCCAGAAGCAGTAAATTTCCATCCCTGGGAGTATTCAAGCACAGAGGCTGTATCGGTTCAACTACTGCTGTACAAAAGACACCCACAAAATCTCAGTGGCAGACACATCTGGTGGTCAGCTGGGGCATGGCTGATCTAGGCTGGGCTTGGTGGAGTGACCTGGCTCTGCTCCCATGTCCCTCATCCACCTCCTGTGGCCAGCGTACAAGCCTGGGCATGTTCTTAAGACACTGGCAGAGGTACAAAAGCGCATGGCCGGATGAGCAAGTGCTTTTCGAGCCTTTGGTCACATCACAGCCCTCACTAACATTTTGTTAACCAAAACAAGCACAAGGCTGACTCTAAGTTGGAGGGCAAGGAATATAGCCAGGCTCTTTAGTGAGAGAAAGCAAGGCCACATGGCAAAGAGTGAGAACTCCAGAAGTGAAGAACTGGGGCCATGGCAGTCTGCCACAGGGGACAGCCACTCGGGAGGGGTGCCAGCTTTGGGAGGGGAGCGGAGGCTGCATGACAGCTAAGGTCCTCTCCGACACTGGGAGTCTGAGCCTACGGGCTGAGTCGTGCCCAGGTAACATGGCGCACTTACTATGAGTCAGGCACTGGTCTAAGCATTTTACAGTGTTTCatcttttaatcctcataacaacctcgTAACGTAGGTACAGTCATTATCCTCCTTTAATTCATgagactgaggctcaaagaagaaaCTTtgttaaggtcacacagccagtaagcggtagagccaggcccaggcccaggtctGTGACACCCGGGGCCCATCTGCTCTCCCCACCACAGCTTCTGTTGTCTCTGACAGTGAACAGCCCTTATCAATCTCAGTTTGTAAACCGTGATATGAGAGAAGGAtcactttccttattttctctaattccctcccacccctggtcATGTCAAGTCCCCCGGTCTCATTTAGTGCTAAGGAGGGCATGTAGGGACAGGGATTCCATTTGGACGTCGGTTCCTGAGGCGTTAGGGGCTCTTTCGTGGGTCTGTCTGGGGTCCCCTCTTCCTGGGTGTCATGTGTAGCCATTTCTCTCTGGGGTCTTGCCTGCTCTCCAGAAAGCTACAGGAACAGGGTGGGCCCCGCTGCTCCTGGGCCCACaggcctccctctgcctccccacaGCTGGCCTCACCAGGCCGGGGCTGGCTCTCCTCCGCTTCCCCAAGCCTACCGTCCCTGTGCCACGAACCCACTTCTTCCTTTTACATCCCCTGCAAACCCTCTATGTTCTCCCAAGGGCTTATGCTTTGGAAACAACGTGCAgcctgtttgttttctctctggcCACAAACCTCCCCCAAGGCAATGAGCACAGGGCTTGAATGGAGCAAGAGAGGGGGAACTACCAGTTGAAAACTGGTAATTAATGTAATAATTAATATATGATCATTATAATATGGTAATtatagaattatattttatatacttaataTAATAATCTCAAAATCCTCACCCCATAAGCTCCGGACAGGGGCCCTTCCCTGAGCACTGTGTGTGCCGTCCCCATCCCAGGCTCCCAGCTCTGACCGGAGCAGGTTATAGGACCCCGAGTGTCCTTCATGATGTCTGTAGGGCCCATTGCCAGAGAGTGGGCAGGGCGATGAGTTGGCACTTCcaaggggaaggaaaggggacTTGCTGCTCGGCGTGCTACCGTCACGGGCCACGCACCCCCCACTCTCACCCCCTCACCTGGCACTCACCTAGGCCCTCTGCTCCCAGGCTCCAGGCAGATTCGGCTGGCAGTGCCCGGGGCCTACGAGAAGCCCCAGCTCTTGCCCCTGCAGCCTCCCCTGGAGGCAGGCCTCCCAGCCACGTTCACCTTCCACGTAAACCCAGTGCTCAGTTCCAGGCTGGAGGTGGAGCTGGGAGAGAAGCCCACGGCCCTGCAGGTGAGTGACGGAGCCTGGGAAGGCGCAGACGACAGAATCCATCCAGCCTGGACGAGGCCCCTTTTCCTGggtgttttcttctctgtagagCGGCCCAAGTGCTGAGCTGGAGGTCCAGACCAGCAAGCTGGGCGAGGCGGGCATCCTGCTCTCCTCTCTGGCCCTAGGTCGGGAGCAGCAGCATGTCGTGGCCCTCGGCGAGGTAAGGCTCCGTCTGGGTGCCTGAGGGGCCCCTGCCTGCTCTGTGACCCCCACAAAAGGTCTGGGGGAGGGGGTCAAATCAGGCCAGCCATGGTGTCCACACCTGGGCCTGAATTACCAGAGCAACCGGGGCTGCAAATGAGAGTCCCTCTCAGTGCGCTCAGGGATGGGCTGTTGTCTCTTCCAGGGCCAGGAGGTGGCTATGAGTGTGAAGGCAGAAGTGAGGTGAGCGGCGCGGAGACTCTTCTGCCTACGGCTCAGCGGGCGTTGGGGGTGACTGGGTCCTGTGGCATCTTTCTGGGAGGTTCCACGGAATGTGCATCTGTCTGCTCCCGTGAAAATGGGTTTGGCCGGAGGCTCTCCACTGAACAGTCACCCaataccccacccccaccccctctgaGGCAGCTCTGGGGACCTGGACCTGCGTCTTGGCTTCGACCTCTGTGACGGGGAACAGGAGTTTCTGGATAAGAGGAAGCACGTCGTATCCAAGGCCCTACAGCAGGTGCTGGGATTGAGCCAGGCTCCCGACAGTAACCAGGTATGGAATGGAGGAGCCAGACACCAGAGTTGCTGGGACCAAATCCAACCTCTTCCTTGAGAGGACTGTGTGTCTAAGAGGTGACAGGAAGCGTTGAGGAAGTGCGGGGACCAGAGGAAGAAGGGGGCAGGCCCGTTTGCCTGAGCTGATGGGCACAGTCGGGAGAGTCATGTGACCCCCATATGAACGAGGGCTGAACGGCCCCAGCCAAGGGaggtgtattagtctgctcaggctgccataacagaacgccacagactgggtggctcaaacaacagacatttattttctcacgtggaggctggaagttcaagatcaaggtgccgtcAGAGTCGTTATCTGACAAGGCCTCTTTCTGACTGGTagacggccaccttcttgctgtgtcctcacacagcctttcctctgtgcacgtGCAGGGGTTTGtgggaatctctctctctcttcctcttcttacaaggacaccagtcctatgggattaaggccccacccttatgacctcacaTAACCTATATTACCTCTGTATAGACTCTTTCTCCAAAGAGAGTCACATGGGGGCTcccacatatgaatttggggaggacacaattcagtccataacaggacAAAGGGATTTGGAAGTGGAGGCAGGAGGAAAGGCAGTGCTGAGGGGGAGACCTGTGGTAAATCAGGAACAGGCTGATGGCTTCCTTCTGGCTGCAGATGTCTAAGGAGACATAGCCTGTGCCCAGTGCTGACAAGCTGAGCAAGCCTACCGCTCGTCTGGtaatgcctgctctgtgccccatCTCCGCTCTGTGGGTGGAGGGTAGAGAGGGCACAgacctgccttcagggagctctgTCTCCTCCAGAGCTCTGGAGGGACAGTGACCTTGTGGGGCAATGGCCAGGGAGCATTTTTTTCGAGacaggggaagaaaggaaggacagggaaAGGAACCGGAAGTCTGGGGTGGAATGAACCAAACCTTCGTAGAAAAGCTGAGCAGCCCAACAGCTTCTAGTCTGATCCCACCAGGAACCTCTGATCCTGAAGAGACATCTGGGGACATCCCGTGTCTGGGGCAGGTCAGGCTGCCTGCTGGTCTTTGTCACTTCAGTTCTGTGGTTCTCAGCTGGGAGCAATCTCATCCCCCCACCCACCTAGGGGACATTTGTCACTGTCTAGAGACATTGCCACAactaggggaggggagagggatgctACTGGTATCTGCCTGGTGAAGGTCAGGAATGCTGCcaaacatcctataatgcacaggacagttcctcacaataaagaattatctggtccaaaattaccaacagtgccaaggttgagaaaccctgctttagCTGTTTTGAGTGAATCCAATATACCTCCCAGGTACATACTTTCCTGATACAACGTTAAGAGCCATCTCTGAGGTTATACTGCTTCAGTCTGACAGCCTATTACTTACTGATGGTATGATCGTGGGCACATTATCTaacttcctgtgcctcagtttcctcacctgtaaaatggggatgccaTTGGGTTTCTTTGAAGACTGAAAGAGATGATACAAGTTGGGCTCTTAGACCAATATCTGATATGCTAAGCAATAATATATGAACAATAGTGGGGGTAGATGTTATCATGATTATTATTGTGCCCAGGTGCCTGTGGTGGCTGTGTTGGGTTCGGGAGGTGGAACCCGAGCCATGTCTTCCCTCTATGGCAGCCTGGCCGGGCTACAGGAGCTCGGCGTCCTGGACACTGTGACCTATCTGAGCGGAGTCTCTGGGTCCACCTGGTAAGTGAGGTAGGggcagggcaaaaaaaaaaggagagcccTGAAGAGGCAGAGGTATGACCTGGTGAtctggtggggaggggcggggatcCAAAGGGGTCAGGAAGGGCAGTAAGGGACTGAGTCCCCAGGGCCCTCTGAGTGGGTGGTGCAGGCCAGTGGGTgcaagggatgggggaggaggggtgactCAGAGACACCTGTATCCCTCTCTCCCCTTACTGTGCTCCCACGCTCCTAATTCCCTCCATGCCCAGGTGCATCTCCACACTCTACAAGGACCCAGCCTGGTCCCAGGTGGCCTTGAAGGGCCCTATTGAGCGCGCCCAGGCGCGGGTCTGCAGCAGTAAGATGGGGTTAATGTCCATGGAACGCCTACAGTACTATGCCCAGGAACTGGGGATCCGGGAAAGCAGTGGCCACAGCGCTTCCCTCATCGACCTCTGGGGGCTTCTTATTGAATATTTCCTATACCAGGAGGTAAGAGAAGAACAGGTAATAGATGAACATGGCTCCTGTCCACCAGCACTTAGTTCTGCCTTACCCATTAGGCTAAGATCTGAGATTTGCAAAGCTATCCTTTAAGTCTGAGCTCCCTGGGGGCAAGGGGTGGGATCTCTGGGCGGGCTGACACGCTTCATCTCGCTTTCCCTGGGAGGGAGAGGCTGGTCTGCTGTTCTCAGGTCTgtctgcatattagaatcacctgtacAGCTTTCCAAAAACACCATGCCTAGGTCTCACTTCCAGAGATACTGGTTTTGATTGGTGAGGGGTCGAGCCCTAGTACAAGTGTGCTTTGAAAGGGTCCCAAATGATTTCAACCTCCTGCTGAGGCAGAATGCCACTCCAGCCCGACGGCCAAGCAGACATGATTCTCGCCACCTGGTGGCTTCTCCTAGAACTGCAGGCCCAGCATGCATCGGGAGATGAGATTAGAGCTGAGCGAGGTTCTCAGCCCTGGGGCCCGGCGGGGCCTGGCCCACTGGTGTGTGGCTATCAGTTATGAATGTGATGTCTAAGAAAAGAATACATGTTTTCTAGTGATTTAGTTTTTCAAAGAAAGTAGATTGGATTTTCAgttattccttttttttggcctctcactgccgtggcctctcccgttgcggagcacaggctccggacgcgcaggcccagcggccctggctcatgggcccagccgctccgcggcatgtgggatcttcccggaccggggcacgaacccgcgtcccctgcatcggcaggcggactcccaaccactgcaccaccagggaagccccagttattcttttaaaaatgtcacttgACTCCCTTGGGTTCTGATAGGCTTTCTTgaatgggagggaagggggtCCAAAGCCCCTGGAATTGCACGAACCCCATGTGGCCTCACCTCTGCTGCAGCCCAAAGCCTGTCCCTTAGAGAGTTGTCTCTAGAGCCCTGGCCTTAGCAACCAAAGTCTCGTGGGCACGCCACACCTGCAGGGTGCTGAGCCTCAGgccatgggggtggggaaagggaactCCCTAAAGGCCAAGTGGCCTCCCTTCTTTCCTGACCAGGAAAATCCTGCCAAGCTGTCTGACCAGCAGGAGGCGGTCAGCCAGGGCCAGAACCCTTACCCCATCTACGCCAGTGTCAACGTCCGCAGCAACATCAGTGGGGAAGACTTTGCAGGTGCCTGGGCGTGGGAACCTAGGAAGCCGGTGGGAGCAATGGTCAGTGTGAGGATGTAGAGGCCAGGGCTGTCAGGGCACAGGTGGGAGCCTTGGAGCACAGTGGGCTTGCTGCCTCCTGCTCTTGACAAGGCAGAGATACCTGCTAAGTCACAAGGGCTCAGGGGAAGCATGGGGTCCTGGTGGGAAGCCCCTGGTGACATTCCCTCCTCTTTGCGCCCCCAGAGTGGTGCGAGTTCACCCCCCATGAGGTCGGCTTACCCAAGTATGGCGCTTATGTTCCCACTGAGCTCTTTAGCTCAGAGTTCTTCATGGGGCGACTGCTGCAGCTCCGCCCCGAGCCCCGGATTTGCTACCTGCAGGGTGAGTCTAGGCCAGAGGCCTGGGGACAAGGGGACAGGGCAGGCGCCAGGCCCTGAGTTGGTGATGCCGGTGGAGGACTTGTGAGGGCCGGGGACTTTGCTTTTCTCCTTAGGTATATGGGGCAGCGCGTTTGCAGCCAGCCTGGATGAGATCTTCCTGAAGACCGCCGGCTGGGACCTCGGCTTCCTACAGAGGTGCAGAGGCAGTGTAAACATCACAGGTGAGGGCAGAGAGCCTGCTCCCCcaaacctcccctcccccctgccaGCCCCCGCAATACCTCTTTCCAGCAGCAGGGCCCTGGCAGAAGCATGAGCAATGTGGGAGGAGGCAGTGAAGGACTTGGATGTCCTACTCGGTTCAGagaaatattgagaaaatgactTCTAGCTTAGGGTCTCTGGATGCCCAGAGGTCTACAGAGAGGCTAAGGGGTGGGGAACCCATGTCAGAAAACCTAGTGGGAGTTGTGAGTGCTCCGTGATAAACCTGTGCCTTTAATTCTCCGCTTGGGCTCCCATTAGATCAACTCAGCCCAGGGCCACTGGGTATCTGGTTGACACTCTGTCCCCCCACCTCAGAGCTCCCCTTCAGCCCCTGCTGCATAGAATACCTTTCCCACTTTTCTTCCCTGGATAACTTTTGCTCAGTTCTTAAAGTTCAGCTCAGACATCATTTTGTCAGGGGACGTCTCTGTTCCAGTCCATCCCTCCAGGCTGATCGAGGGTCTGACCACCAAGGTTCCCTAGAACCGTAGGCACATCCCATGTTGTCCTTACCTCGGGACACTGTCACCATTTATTACCTCTTTAGATTCTCCCCTAAATAGGCCGTGAGCCCTGGAGGGCCAGGGTCAGGCCCTGTTCACTTCTGCATccctgtgcccagcacagtgGCCACCACAGCACATGGTAACTGTTCAGTGGGTGTTTAATGGGTGAAATTCTGGTTGTAAGTTGCATATGCAACTTTAAGGGTAGGTGATGTTGTTTAATACATGCAATGTCAACTTTCAACTTTTTTAATACGTGCATGTCAACTTTCAAAACGTGGggaacatgaaagaaaaagtcatttaaaagggGTTCGGGGAAGCAGTGGTCAGAGACCCAGGAggcggggtggggaaggaggagagacgTGGGGAGGAGACAGAGGGGCTCCCCTGAGATGTGAGGACCGCTGGACAAAGGAGGGCTTCTCACGGTATTtcaccatcccacccccacctagACGACCGCCAGAAGCTCCAGCTGCATGACCCAGCGAGGCTGCAAACCAGGCTCTTCACCCCGCAAGGGCCCTTCTCCCAGGCTGTGCTGGACATATTCACCTACCGCTTCACCTCAGCCCAGAACTCGAACTTCACCCAGGGCCTCTGCCTGCACAAGGACTATGTGTCTGGCAGGGAGTTTTTGGCTTGGAAAGGTGGGTGCTGCTCTGGGCGGGGTCCCGCCTGTTGCCTGTGCCTCTGGCTCCCTGGGGCCAGTGCTACCTTTTGacctgggggctgggtggggggggcTCCTGCTGCCCAGGGGCTAGTGGGGGAAGGACTGTGATGACTGTGCTAAGGCAGGCCGGGGGCTGCGGTGGGAGACCCCGTGGCTGTAGGAAGAGGAGAACTCTCAACAGTGGGGCATTCCCAGTGCGCAGAGAAGAGGGCTGCTGCAGAGAGCAAGCATTTGTCTTCTCGCAGATTCGCACCCGGACGCCTTCCCCAACCAGCTCACTCCCATGCGGGACTGTCTGTACCTGGTGGATGGAGGCTTTGCCATCAACTCTCCGTTCCCGCTGAGCCTGCAACCGCAGAGAGCCGTGGATCTCATTCTGTCCTTCGACTATTCCCTGGATGCCCCTTTTGAGGTACGGTGCGGGGTGGGGGGTCCTTGCCAAGGCAGCCTGGCTGGGTGTCGAGAAGGGCCTGGGCAGGCACCTTGCGATCACCGCTAGCAGCATTGGTCTCCCCAGCTGGAAGGGGAGGACTGCTGAGGTGATGGAGGAGAGTGGGGTTCAGGAGAGGAGGCCAGAGGGAGTCCTCGGGAGACTTTATCCCGGTGAAGAGAAGACCCCTGTTCTGGACGCTGCTGTTCCTGATAGGATTCCTTGCTCCTATCTGGGCCTGGGTTCAGGTTTGCTGTCCCTTTGTTGCTATGGTAACAGCAGAGCCATCAGGGTCCCTCCAGGGAGTCTCTGTCAGTGGCTCCCTCGAGGCTTGTGGGGTGATGGACAGGTTGCACGCCCAGATGCGGGTTCTCTTCTTGCTGCCTGTAGTCACTCGGCTGCTGGGAGACAGGGCTGGCGTTGAAGCCTGGGCCAGCGTGAGTCCAGGGCGCCTCAGGCAGGGCCGGAAGCTCACAGGGCTGGGTGTCTGCCCAGGTCTTACAGATGACAGAGAAGTACTGCCTGGACCGAGGCATCTCCTTCCCCAGCACTGAGGTGCCCCCTGAGGACTTGAAGGAGCCCCGTGAATGCTACCTGTTTGCCAAGGCCGAGGACCCGCGCTCACCCATCGTGCtgcacttccccctggtcaaccGTACCTTCCGCACACACCTGGCCCCAGGTGAGGGGAAGGTCTGGGTCTGGCCCACGGAGCCCTGGGGTGGTGATGGGGTGCTGGACCCAGGACAGTGTACCTCCTGGAGGCCCCGAGCTGGCCACTGCTTCCTGGACTCGGCATGCACACTGGCCCGGCTCCTCCCGGTGGGCGAGAGAGCTGAGATGTGGCCCCAGGCAGAGCCCACAGACCAGCCAGATGCTCTAGGGAAGGGGGGTTTCTGGACTGGCAGCTCCTAGCCACAGAGTGCCCTAGCCCAGACTCTCTCCCCGTCCCACTGCAGGTGTGGAACGACAGACGGATGAGGAGAAAGCCTGTGGGGACTTTGTCATCAATGGGCCAGACACCCCTTATGGCATGATGAACTTCACCTACGAGCCCCAGGAGTTTGAGCGGCTGGTGGCCCTGAGTCGATACAACGTTCTGAACAACGTGGAGACTGTGCGGCAGGCCCTCCAGCTGGCTCTGGGCCAGAAACAGGCTGGGGACAGGGCTGGAGGCTGACCCGGGCTGGAGTCAGGAGACTGGGACAGAGGAGGGACTGTGGGCTCCGGACCAGGGCTTGGTAGAGGGAGGGGTGGTGGACCCTGTGGGATGATATCCCCTCCTGGCTGGGCTCCAGCTGGTGGGTCCCCCTGCTAATTACTCATCTTCACTCTTTAAACTTGGGTCACATTCTCTTATCAGGGGTACAGCTGCCACCTCGTGCAAATAGTCTCACCCTTCCCAGAAGCTAAATGTGTGTGTCTAGAGGGCGTATCCATTTATCAAGGGCGGAGTGAACGTGAACCTGCGTGTGTGTTCGTGTTCCTAGTGGGGGCCTGTCAGCTGCCAGGGATGGGCAGAGATAGAGGAAGCCTGGCTGGGAACTCAGAGGCCCAGGTTCCTGCCTTTTCCACAGATGTACCCCACCGATCTGGGggatctgtttctctctctggagGATCTGTTTATCATTTCTTCTGACCCACCCGGGACCTTCCGAATACCTGGAGCCTCTCCAGCATGGGCAGATTTTAGGTGTGTGGGAAGGAGATCCACCCTGACTGGGCTTAG
This region includes:
- the PLA2G4F gene encoding cytosolic phospholipase A2 zeta — encoded protein: MLWALWPRWLTGKELSLVGAVLLQKRQKREPQWRRWWRETHPYYDLQVKVLRARNIRGADLLSKADCYVQLCLHTASPSPAQTRVVANCRDPEWNETFHYRVHSAVKNVLELTLYDKDVLDSDQLSLLLFDLRSLKPHQPRRHTFPLSHQDSQELQVEFLLEDSQVPASEVITNGVLVAQPCLRIQGTLRGDGTAPHQEYGSRQIRLAVPGAYEKPQLLPLQPPLEAGLPATFTFHVNPVLSSRLEVELGEKPTALQSGPSAELEVQTSKLGEAGILLSSLALGREQQHVVALGEGQEVAMSVKAEVSSGDLDLRLGFDLCDGEQEFLDKRKHVVSKALQQVLGLSQAPDSNQVPVVAVLGSGGGTRAMSSLYGSLAGLQELGVLDTVTYLSGVSGSTWCISTLYKDPAWSQVALKGPIERAQARVCSSKMGLMSMERLQYYAQELGIRESSGHSASLIDLWGLLIEYFLYQEENPAKLSDQQEAVSQGQNPYPIYASVNVRSNISGEDFAEWCEFTPHEVGLPKYGAYVPTELFSSEFFMGRLLQLRPEPRICYLQGIWGSAFAASLDEIFLKTAGWDLGFLQRCRGSVNITDDRQKLQLHDPARLQTRLFTPQGPFSQAVLDIFTYRFTSAQNSNFTQGLCLHKDYVSGREFLAWKDSHPDAFPNQLTPMRDCLYLVDGGFAINSPFPLSLQPQRAVDLILSFDYSLDAPFEVLQMTEKYCLDRGISFPSTEVPPEDLKEPRECYLFAKAEDPRSPIVLHFPLVNRTFRTHLAPGVERQTDEEKACGDFVINGPDTPYGMMNFTYEPQEFERLVALSRYNVLNNVETVRQALQLALGQKQAGDRAGG